The window CAGAACAAATTCTCTTGATGAAGAATGGTGAATCACATCAGGCATCTTCTGTTAAATGATCATTGCACCTTATTGACTTGGTCTTTCCCCCTCTTACATTAAGGCACCACAATCAAAACACCTCAGAATAACTGTGCCAGTAACTCTCAGCATCACTGATTAAAATTCATTCCAGCTAATGGATCAACTAAAGTTTCAGGCCCCATGTTGTTCTGGAATCTTGGCTGCTCACATTTGCTTATAACACTATTTAAAACTGCTTTTCTGTTTGGACTATCCCATAGGTTTTCTGAGCTGCTGCTATGAGGAAACCTCGCAGGAGGTCCCAGCAGGTCCTAGAAGGGAGACGTTCTCCTTCACCATATAGTTTGAAATGCTCACCCACTCGGGAGACTTTGACATATGCTCAGGCCCAGCGAATAGTGGAGGTTGATATTGATGGACGTCTCCATCGCATCAGCATTTATGATCCTCTAAAGATAATCACAGAGGATGAACTGACTGCCCAGGACATTACGGAATGCAATAGtaataaagaaaacagtgaacAGCCGCTGTTTCCTTCCAAATCCAAGAAAACACaatctaaaggcaaaaaaaaggaGTCAGGCACCAAACATGCATCAGGGACATCTTTCCATCTACCCCAACCCAGTTTTCGGATGATTGATTCCCTCAGCCAGCCAGATGCTCCAGCCTTGCCTACAGCATACTATCAGTACATTGAGAAACCTCCTGAGGACATTGATGCTGAAGTGGAGTACGATATGGATGAGGAGGATCTTGCTTGGCTTGATATGATCAATGAGAAGAGGAAGAATGATGGCTATGGGTCAGTTTCTGCAGAGACTTTTGAATTGCTGGTAGATCGGTTGGAAAAGGAATCATACCTGGAGAGTCGCAACAATGGGCCCCAGCAGACTCTAATAGATGAAGATGCAGTCTGTTGTGTTTGCATGGATGATGAGTGTCATAACAGCAATGTCATTTTGTTTTGTGACATTTGCAACTTGGCAGTCCACCAGGAATGCTATGGAGTGCCCTATATCCCTGAGGGACAGTGGCTTTGTCGCTGTTGCCTACAATCCCCTTCCCGCCCAGTTGATTGTGTTTTATGCCCAAACAAAGGTGGAGCCTTCAAACAGACCAGTGATGGTCACTGGGCACATGTTGTTTGTGCCATCTGGATCCCTGAAGTCTGTTTTGCGAACACTGTGTTTCTGGAACCCATTGAGGGGATAGACAATATCCCACCAGCTCGCTGGAAGCTAACTTGCTGCATCTGCAAACAGAAGGGTATGGGGGCTGCTATCCAGTGTCACAAGATGAATTGCTATACTGCCTTCCATGTTACCTGTGCCCAGAGGGCTGGTCTCTTCATGAAGATTGAGCCCATGAGGGAGACCAGCCTCAATGGCACAACATTCACTGTACGCAAAACTGCTTATTGTGAAGTACATTCCCCTCCTGGCACAGTGAAGAAAGGGCGTACAGCTACtgtttgtgaaggagaggaggagattgCAAAGAATGAAACAGAGGATGAGGGCCCTCCCAAGAACAAGAGCAAAGTGAAGTTGAAGCAGAAGGTAAAGAAGGAAACCTGTGCTTCTGCACCTTTGCTGACGGTTACACAAATTCCTTCTTACCGGTGAGTGCTACAAGTACTCTAAGGGCAAAATAGCATGGTCGTAGCTTCTGTGCTGATCCATAAACTAGTTCAACACTTCTCTCCTGTTGTCTTTTTAAGTGAGATCTTTTCTATTCTGTTCCCACTTTAACAAGTACATTGGTTGATTTAAGTCTGCCAGAGCCAGAGTGATAGCTATGTTGACTTTGTAAGCTCTTATGACTGATACCATTGTAACTACTGTGTCCTAGAAGGCAAGGGacattttgaaaacaaaaattgCTCTATGTACAAAGTGTGCCATAAGGAAGAATCTACCACAGTGTGATAGATAATAAATTTCTTGAACAGAGTAAGAAAATGAAGTGCCAACACAATAACTTACTAGTTATGGGCTGAATACAGACtcatcccattgacttcaatgggatcTATCATTTAAGCAGCATAACCACAGAATTGCCTTAGACTATAGCTGGATTTGCTTATATTGACAATGGATTTAAATGATTCTGAATGAACACTATGCGGTGAGGTAATTTGCTCAATCTGAATGTAGCTGGTTGCTGAATGCTCCCTTTCTTCCTATTGCTGCAGCTTTGTTGGCGCTGTTGAGCTGTTTCTAATGGAACAACAGCTTCATAGTTGAAAAGCCTCTAGTAAACTTACAATATTTGTACAGTTCTGAATATGCTTTCATATGGCATTACAATTTTGGGCACTACATAATTGAAATGGGAGGGTATCCTGTGTCACTGTGTtcttaaagaaaatgaaaacgGATAGACATGATGAGATCTCTTGATTCTGTTGTCTTCCATAGGTTGAATAAAATATGCAGTGGACTCTCCTTTCAGAGAAAGAATCAATTTATGCAGAGGCTTCACAACTACTGGCTGTTAAAACGTCAGTCAAGAAATGGAGTCCCACTGATACGCCGGCTGCACTCTCACCTACAGTCTCAAAAGAATGCAGAACAGGTAGGACATCATGATTTTACTGTACCCTGACATTGTATGACAGAGAAGTATTATCTGAATTGAGTGGGAAATCTTATGGCAGGAGAAAACGGAAATAATCAATTCTGAAGTTTCCACTGCTGGCTAGAGGAAGTAGGTAGGTAATTAATTGCAGACATTTGTAATGAGTAGTAGAGGTGGAACTTACACGCCCTTCCTTAGTACAGTCTTTCATTGCTTAAGTATCACTCTAATTATAATAGAGGATTTTGCAATGTATATTTTTATGTAATTAGAGTGAAGCAGACATATCAGTGGCTTATGTGTCTCTCATCAAAATGTTCTTATCTCATAGGATAACGTTTACTTTCTTTGAAATCGTATTCTAGTTTTGTTAAATGTGACTTCTGCTCACATTTACTGTTTTGTGTGTTTATTTCCTGAGCAGaattttgcatttattttcatGTTAGAAACACTTTCCCTTCGTTTTCAAAGCTATAGAGCCATATCTAGCAGTTTGTCAAGTCATAAGCACTGCTATTGCAATATCCATGTACTAACAACAGTGAACTGAGCAGAATTAGTCCTCAATATTTATTATTCCCTGTAATTTTTCTTAGTTGATAGTCATTGGTGGAAGAACTGAAAACAGTGGAGCATTGTTTTCAGTTAAATATAGACATGAAGTTCTGCAAGCTGATACCTACCCCAAATCAACTGACTTTACTGAAAAATGGATCCCTTTCTTTGAATATATAAGTGAGAACGACATTCAACCACAAAACCAACCAGATGCTTATCCTAACATTCTTACAAAACTGTTCAATGAGACATCTGGACGATGCACAATATCCATTTGGAAATTATGTGATATTGATCATGATAATAGGGAAATAATTTAGCTTTTCAGCTTCCTGAAAACTCGTCAGATACACTGAAGCTCCATGATTTAAGAATTATTAACAACTTGCAGAATCCTCAGAACATGATGAACATCAAAAGATCCATATAATGTTACTAACACTATTAATGTATTTTGAAATAGCTGATTTTACTTCTGTATTTGTATATgacaaaagctgaaaaaataaaaattaaaaaatatatagaatgAAAATTACAGAAAGATCAGTGAACCATGCTTAAGAACATTTTCCAAAACATGCTTATAACCTGTGTTAGACTTGGTGTTCAGTACCAAACATATGCTTAGGCTTCTGCTGAACTGGATGAAGGTGCTTGCAAAGTAGATTCTGTGGTATAGAGTCC of the Eublepharis macularius isolate TG4126 chromosome 5, MPM_Emac_v1.0, whole genome shotgun sequence genome contains:
- the BRPF3 gene encoding bromodomain and PHD finger-containing protein 3 isoform X4, whose amino-acid sequence is MRKPRRRSQQVLEGRRSPSPYSLKCSPTRETLTYAQAQRIVEVDIDGRLHRISIYDPLKIITEDELTAQDITECNSNKENSEQPLFPSKSKKTQSKGKKKESGTKHASGTSFHLPQPSFRMIDSLSQPDAPALPTAYYQYIEKPPEDIDAEVEYDMDEEDLAWLDMINEKRKNDGYGSVSAETFELLVDRLEKESYLESRNNGPQQTLIDEDAVCCVCMDDECHNSNVILFCDICNLAVHQECYGVPYIPEGQWLCRCCLQSPSRPVDCVLCPNKGGAFKQTSDGHWAHVVCAIWIPEVCFANTVFLEPIEGIDNIPPARWKLTCCICKQKGMGAAIQCHKMNCYTAFHVTCAQRAGLFMKIEPMRETSLNGTTFTVRKTAYCEVHSPPGTVKKGRTATVCEGEEEIAKNETEDEGPPKNKSKVKLKQKVKKETCASAPLLTVTQIPSYRLNKICSGLSFQRKNQFMQRLHNYWLLKRQSRNGVPLIRRLHSHLQSQKNAEQKEQDEKTSAVKEELKYWQKLRHDLERARLLIELIRKREKLKREQVKVQQAAMELQLTPFNVLLRTTLDLLQEKDPAQIFAEPVNLSEVPDYLEFISKPMDFSTMRQKLNYYQYRTLEEFEEDFNLIVTNCMRYNSKDTIFHRAAVRLRDLGGAILRHARRQADSIGFDPEVGIHLPESPKTDDFYRFSWEDVDNILLPENRAHLSLEVQLKELLEKLDMVSTMRSSGARTRRIRLLRREINSIRQKLAQQQNKTMPNGDLASWEEGLEKMLQEQDEDGEKTMTNGFRKHIESGSDSECSSGLGSGLPSDVLSGLIPHKRSRGKPALARVPFLDGINGDLEYNSSGRNLLMSFEEQTELEPLELVWAKCRGYPSYPALIIDPEMPREGLLHNGVPIPVPPLEVLKLGEQKQAETGEKLFLVLFFDNKRTWQWLPRDKVLPLGVDDTVDKLKMMEGRKTSIRKSVQVAYDRAMIHMSRVRGDHPFVTPNYL